One stretch of Amycolatopsis tolypomycina DNA includes these proteins:
- a CDS encoding class I SAM-dependent methyltransferase has protein sequence MPPEQAPAPGRHDAAEHRLGTAAVAYREVGGAEAAAANLAWWDADADDYQAEHGGFLGDADFVWCPEGVREAEARLLGDVRGKRVLEVGCGQAACARWLAAAGAHAVATDLSAGMLRHARAGNARTGLDVPLVQANAEHLPLASGSFDAACSAFGAIPFVASVDAVFAEVHRVLRPGAPWVFSVTHPMRWIFPDDPGPQGLTVTQPYFDRTPYVEVDDEGTATYVEYHHTLGDYVRALAAAGFTLTDLVEPEWPAGHTRVWGQWSPLRGKLFPGTAIFRTHRS, from the coding sequence ATGCCACCGGAGCAGGCGCCCGCGCCGGGGCGCCACGACGCCGCCGAGCACCGGCTGGGCACCGCGGCCGTCGCCTACCGCGAGGTCGGCGGCGCCGAAGCCGCGGCGGCCAACCTCGCCTGGTGGGACGCCGACGCCGACGACTACCAGGCCGAGCACGGCGGGTTCCTCGGCGACGCCGACTTCGTCTGGTGCCCGGAGGGCGTCCGGGAGGCCGAGGCGCGGCTGCTCGGCGACGTCCGGGGCAAGCGCGTGCTCGAGGTCGGCTGCGGGCAGGCCGCCTGCGCGCGCTGGCTGGCCGCCGCGGGTGCCCACGCCGTCGCGACCGACCTGTCGGCAGGCATGCTGCGCCACGCCCGCGCGGGCAACGCGCGCACCGGGCTCGACGTCCCGCTGGTGCAGGCCAACGCCGAGCACCTGCCGCTCGCCTCGGGCAGCTTCGACGCCGCCTGCTCGGCCTTCGGCGCGATCCCGTTCGTGGCCTCGGTCGACGCGGTCTTCGCCGAGGTGCACCGGGTGCTGCGGCCGGGCGCGCCGTGGGTGTTCTCGGTGACGCACCCGATGCGGTGGATCTTCCCGGACGACCCGGGCCCGCAGGGGCTCACCGTCACCCAGCCGTACTTCGACCGCACGCCGTACGTCGAGGTCGACGACGAGGGCACCGCCACCTACGTCGAGTACCACCACACCCTCGGCGACTACGTGCGCGCGCTGGCCGCGGCCGGGTTCACCCTCACCGACCTGGTCGAGCCCGAGTGGCCGGCCGGGCACACCCGCGTGTGGGGCCAGTGGAGCCCGCTGCGCGGCAAGCTGTTCCCGGGCACCGCCATCTTCCGCACGCACCGCTCGTGA
- a CDS encoding GNAT family N-acetyltransferase, with protein MTSLEAQQNARFAALDPLLPPIAAPPSPSNEPLVVTVGGRKAGGLLTQVTHAPGSWPALWGPSDIRDLTAVPGDSGAAGLAALLGAWRDRLRGTSAGPDSGCSLTWPSRDAEASAVLLAHGFAPMTALAVRTAGPPAGPGTARVTVRRAGDGDVDALTELRLAEWTYTCLVGTAVPRPDARELLRAEVVRALRFSGLVWLAEEDGGVPVGMASCALASAAPGNSIHGRLHPGRWGYVDTLSVAPAARGGGVGRALMAVAHRELLTHDVQGTFLFYHPANPLSPVFWHRQGYRPLWTMWLRRPAWS; from the coding sequence GTGACCTCCCTCGAGGCGCAGCAGAACGCGCGGTTCGCCGCGCTCGACCCGCTGCTCCCGCCGATCGCCGCCCCGCCGTCGCCGTCGAACGAGCCCCTGGTCGTGACGGTCGGCGGCCGCAAGGCCGGCGGCCTGCTGACGCAGGTCACGCACGCGCCGGGGTCCTGGCCGGCACTGTGGGGGCCCTCGGACATCCGGGACCTGACCGCGGTGCCGGGCGACAGCGGCGCGGCGGGCCTCGCCGCCCTGCTCGGCGCGTGGCGCGACCGGCTGCGCGGGACATCGGCCGGCCCGGACTCGGGCTGCTCGCTGACCTGGCCGAGCCGCGACGCCGAGGCGTCGGCGGTGCTGCTGGCGCACGGGTTCGCGCCGATGACGGCACTGGCCGTGCGCACCGCAGGCCCGCCCGCCGGCCCTGGGACGGCGCGGGTCACCGTCCGCCGCGCCGGGGACGGCGACGTCGACGCGCTGACCGAGCTGCGGCTGGCCGAGTGGACCTACACCTGCCTGGTCGGCACGGCGGTGCCGCGGCCGGACGCCCGCGAGCTGCTGCGTGCCGAAGTCGTCCGCGCCCTGCGCTTCAGCGGGCTGGTGTGGCTCGCGGAGGAGGACGGCGGGGTGCCGGTCGGCATGGCCTCCTGCGCGCTGGCGTCGGCGGCGCCCGGCAACTCGATCCACGGCAGGCTGCACCCGGGCCGCTGGGGGTACGTCGACACGCTGTCGGTCGCGCCCGCGGCCCGCGGCGGCGGGGTCGGCCGGGCGCTGATGGCGGTGGCGCACCGCGAGCTGCTGACGCACGACGTGCAGGGGACGTTCCTGTTCTACCACCCGGCGAACCCGCTTTCGCCGGTGTTCTGGCACCGGCAGGGCTATCGTCCACTGTGGACCATGTGGCTCCGGCGCCCCGCCTGGTCCTGA
- a CDS encoding GNAT family N-acetyltransferase, with product MEIAEPLLAAHRARFAAVDPLLPPAPPPADGERLDAATADGTQVTGVLQRVRLAPGDVPMLWSAADTWQLFPYFGDTGTEGVDLLLRALKGRLSTEATGDDSACVVVWPSRDAEAIRAFLDHGLVPLSALGVRTAPPPEARPEIAVRRAGPADHDTALKLAEATFDYTGLVAAPRRASTASLLEPALRTALAEDEPLVWLAEEDGEPRALAQCAWVDTTPGSEAAELLPPGRWGYVNNVVTLPGERGGGFGRALMAHVHRELHRGGANRTYLYYNPTNPLSSVFWHRQGYRPLWTTWEVRPAAALR from the coding sequence ATGGAGATCGCCGAACCGCTGCTCGCGGCCCACCGGGCGCGCTTCGCCGCCGTCGACCCGCTGCTGCCGCCCGCACCGCCACCGGCCGACGGCGAACGCCTGGACGCGGCGACCGCGGACGGCACGCAGGTCACCGGGGTGCTGCAGCGCGTGCGGCTGGCACCCGGCGACGTCCCGATGCTGTGGTCGGCCGCGGACACGTGGCAGCTCTTCCCGTACTTCGGCGACACCGGCACCGAAGGCGTGGACCTCCTGCTGCGCGCGTTGAAGGGCCGGCTCTCCACGGAAGCGACCGGAGACGATTCGGCGTGCGTGGTCGTCTGGCCCAGCCGGGACGCCGAAGCGATCCGCGCGTTCCTCGACCACGGCCTCGTCCCGCTGTCCGCGCTCGGCGTGCGGACCGCGCCCCCGCCGGAGGCCCGGCCGGAGATCGCGGTCCGGCGCGCGGGGCCGGCCGACCACGACACCGCACTGAAGCTGGCCGAGGCGACGTTCGACTACACCGGGCTGGTCGCCGCTCCCCGCCGGGCCAGCACCGCCTCGCTGCTGGAGCCGGCCCTGCGGACGGCCCTCGCCGAGGACGAGCCGCTCGTCTGGCTGGCCGAGGAGGACGGGGAGCCCCGCGCGCTCGCGCAGTGCGCGTGGGTGGACACGACGCCGGGCAGCGAGGCGGCCGAGCTGCTGCCGCCGGGGCGCTGGGGGTACGTGAACAACGTCGTCACCCTGCCGGGTGAGCGCGGCGGCGGGTTCGGGCGGGCGCTGATGGCCCACGTGCACCGGGAGCTGCACCGGGGCGGCGCGAACCGGACGTATTTGTACTACAACCCGACCAACCCGCTGTCTTCGGTGTTCTGGCACCGGCAGGGTTATCGTCCACTGTGGACGACGTGGGAGGTGCGACCGGCCGCGGCGCTGCGGTGA
- a CDS encoding ABC transporter ATP-binding protein, whose translation MQVRADRVSLEGHHGTLLPPTSLTLGEGDLAIVHGEPGVGVTAFGLALAGRLKPTTGTVHAEGVDAPLTELVAVVDAPGVSEPDDALPLRVVAGEELALAHRPAGKEDVARWLAAHDAAPFAGTRFENLAPALRTRLLTELAAERKGVRVLVLDTPDRHTSDVESWAALAREHAERGLAVIVLTATTPLSALPFTPARIGAAEQPAPQHCALPAAPEPTEELAESTDGAPE comes from the coding sequence GTGCAGGTCCGAGCCGATCGGGTGTCCCTCGAAGGGCACCACGGCACCTTGTTACCGCCCACGTCGCTGACCCTCGGCGAGGGCGACCTGGCGATCGTCCACGGCGAACCCGGCGTCGGCGTCACGGCCTTCGGCCTCGCCCTGGCCGGCCGGCTCAAGCCCACCACCGGCACCGTGCACGCCGAGGGCGTCGACGCCCCGCTGACCGAGCTCGTCGCCGTCGTCGACGCGCCGGGTGTCAGCGAACCCGACGACGCGCTGCCCCTGCGCGTGGTCGCCGGCGAAGAGCTGGCGCTGGCGCACCGCCCGGCGGGCAAGGAGGACGTCGCCCGCTGGCTCGCCGCGCACGATGCCGCGCCGTTCGCCGGCACGCGGTTCGAAAACCTCGCCCCGGCGCTGCGCACGCGGCTGCTCACCGAGCTGGCCGCCGAACGCAAGGGCGTGCGCGTGCTCGTGCTCGACACCCCCGACCGGCACACCAGTGACGTCGAAAGCTGGGCGGCGCTGGCGCGCGAGCACGCCGAGCGCGGCCTGGCCGTGATCGTGCTGACCGCGACGACGCCGCTGTCCGCGCTGCCCTTCACCCCGGCGCGGATCGGCGCGGCCGAACAGCCCGCGCCGCAGCACTGCGCCCTCCCCGCCGCCCCCGAACCCACCGAAGAGCTCGCCGAGAGCACTGACGGAGCCCCCGAATGA